A single genomic interval of Fructobacillus americanaquae harbors:
- a CDS encoding GntR family transcriptional regulator, producing the protein MSEAIYVMVQADIKQKIYQGHYKDLKLPDERTLAADYQVSRSSIKRALNVLVQQGIIFKKRGSGTFVNPLYLKNQAIFQHEGSNLGVSDSFRINGQAPSIELLDFRVIQATPEQQSALFLNDGDFVYEIKRLRKLDGVPFMIEYGYVPISLLPGLNRETVTKSIYEYVEKRKSKTVTRSFMTIMTEPSNVEEQKLLKLKATEPVGIMEGIFFMDDGTPLEYSNMRLHYKYLRYNAFVSLGSE; encoded by the coding sequence ATGTCAGAAGCAATTTATGTAATGGTGCAAGCCGATATTAAACAAAAAATTTATCAGGGTCATTATAAAGACCTTAAGTTACCTGATGAGCGAACATTAGCGGCTGATTACCAGGTTTCGCGTTCTTCAATTAAACGGGCCCTCAACGTATTGGTCCAGCAGGGGATTATCTTTAAGAAGCGGGGATCAGGGACATTTGTCAACCCTTTATACCTGAAAAATCAGGCAATCTTTCAACATGAGGGATCCAACCTGGGTGTTTCAGATTCTTTTCGAATTAATGGTCAAGCACCCAGCATTGAACTCCTGGACTTCCGGGTGATTCAGGCCACGCCAGAGCAGCAATCAGCATTATTTTTAAACGATGGCGATTTTGTTTACGAAATTAAGCGTCTGCGTAAGTTAGATGGTGTGCCATTCATGATTGAATATGGCTACGTGCCGATTTCTTTATTGCCAGGACTTAATCGGGAAACGGTGACTAAATCTATTTATGAATATGTTGAAAAACGGAAGTCAAAAACAGTGACGAGGTCGTTTATGACGATCATGACCGAGCCGTCGAATGTTGAAGAGCAGAAGCTGTTAAAGCTTAAGGCGACTGAGCCGGTCGGGATTATGGAAGGGATTTTTTTCATGGATGATGGGACACCATTGGAATATTCTAATATGCGCCTACACTACAAATACCTGCGTTATAATGCTTTCGTTTCACTTGGGTCGGAATAA
- a CDS encoding YbaK/EbsC family protein, producing MAKKKKDKKTLPEQVLDKHSVAYEPLELNALDLTEAEITAKMDELGIQQSDIFKTLAVKGDKTGPLIAVVPLTKRLDMKKLAAVSGNKKTHMLPLKELVATTGYVHGANNPVGIWQNHGFPIYFAKEAEAADYFLVSAGELGRSDKLNPQELATMIGAPFVDLTETEA from the coding sequence ATGGCAAAGAAGAAAAAAGATAAAAAAACATTACCCGAACAGGTCCTCGACAAGCATAGCGTCGCCTATGAGCCACTCGAGCTAAACGCTTTGGACTTAACTGAAGCAGAAATTACGGCTAAGATGGATGAATTAGGCATTCAACAATCAGACATTTTTAAAACGCTAGCTGTCAAGGGTGACAAAACTGGTCCCTTGATAGCCGTTGTCCCCCTCACCAAGCGCTTAGATATGAAAAAATTGGCCGCCGTTTCCGGTAACAAAAAGACTCACATGTTGCCACTCAAGGAATTAGTGGCGACCACCGGCTACGTCCACGGTGCCAACAATCCCGTTGGTATTTGGCAGAACCACGGTTTTCCCATCTATTTCGCCAAAGAGGCAGAAGCAGCCGACTACTTCCTGGTTTCAGCCGGCGAACTCGGTCGGTCCGATAAATTAAATCCCCAAGAATTGGCGACAATGATTGGCGCCCCCTTTGTTGATTTAACCGAAACGGAAGCATAA